A region from the Benincasa hispida cultivar B227 chromosome 8, ASM972705v1, whole genome shotgun sequence genome encodes:
- the LOC120082840 gene encoding U-box domain-containing protein 35-like encodes MLPLEGGDDFLLDRSLIANEDEESSELFEIELGIEVRSNRKQEDDCEESWFSFDFRKSNHCVYVGISDNFDSSMDALQWTLDFAVLPSTIVYLFHVFPELRFVPSPLGMLPKSQVSPKLVEKFKAEERAKRKEFLHKFVDKCYAAQVNVEVVMIESDMVAKAILDLISLLQIRKLILGSTKARKWRSRRGKGIARHVLQNAQEFCDVKIICEGKESTYQAIESSSSSSSSSHTPSPNLSDKNIHFKSHFKNTEKEYHRSGFLTWRCFGG; translated from the exons ATGTTGCCTTTGGAAGGAGGTGATGATTTCCTATTAGATCGAAGCTTAATCGCGAATGAAGATGAGGAATCGAGCGAGTTGTTCGAGATTGAGCTAGGGATTGAGGTACGATCGAATCGTAAACAGGAGGATGATTGCGAAGAAAGTTggttttcctttgattttcgCAAATCAAACCATTGCGTTTATGTTGGGATTAGCGATAACTTCGATTCCAGTATGGACGCCTTGCAATGGACTCTCGATTTCGCTGTTTTACCCTCCACTATCGTCTATCTGTTTCATGTCTTCCCCGAGCTTCGCTTCGTCCCAAGCCCAT TGGGAATGCTTCCGAAGAGCCAGGTTAGTCCAAAGCTGGTAGAGAAGTTCAAGGCTGAAGAAAGAGCAAAGAGGAAGGAGTTCCTTCATAAGTTTGTTGATAAATGTTATGCTGCTCAG GTCAATGTAGAGGTTGTGATGATTGAGAGTGATATGGTAGCCAAGGcaattcttgatcttatctctCTTCTACAGATAAGGAAACTGATACTAGGGAGCACCAAAGCCAG AAAATGGAGATCTAGGAGAGGAAAAGGGATAGCCAGACATGTACTGCAAAATGCACAAGAATTTTGTGATGTGAAAATCATATGTGAAGGAAAGGAATCCACCTACCAAGCGATTGAATCCTCGTCCTCgtcctcatcttcttcacacACCCCCTCTCCAAATTTAAGCGACAAGAATATCCATTTCAAGAGCCATTTCAAGAACACGGAGAAAGAATATCACCGTAGTGGTTTCTTAACTTGGAGGTGTTTTGGTGGTTAA
- the LOC120082839 gene encoding serine/threonine-protein kinase D6PK-like → MASKTNSKPSTKQPKGITGIKATDASDLKSLPSQTLLGSKIGSVISGDVLNSTQKSSNQSTLIDSSNSKSSSLNPKESTESCNQKVKENSSKSGTKTLIEGDPSLSGTRGLAEDSIDPEKKLSECGSGKDSSVSAKVSDGTNSIAKTSGSAKISDRVEMVESGKSSMCRGSTSSDISDESTCSSFSSSISKPHKANDLRWEAIQAVRARDGILGLGHFRLLKRLGCGDIGSVYLSELSGTKCYFAMKVMDKGSLASRKKLLRAQTEREILQSLDHPFLPTLYTHFETDKFSCLVMEFCPGGDLHTLRQRQPGKHFPEQAVKFYVAEVLLALEYLHMLGIVYRDLKPENVLVREDGHIMLSDFDLSLRCAVSPTLVKGSCSESEPLRKNSAYCVQPACIEPSCIQPSCVVPTTCFSPRIFSSKSKKDRKPKTEIGNQVTPLPELIAEPTEARSMSFVGTHEYLAPEIIKGEGHGSAVDWWTFGIFLYELLFGKTPFKGSGNRATLFNVVGQPLRFPESPVVSFAARDLIRGLLVKEPQHRLAYKRGATEIKQHPFFEGVNWALIRCASPPEVPKPVEIERIPSPAPPASGKAVMARPGPDSKSSDNYLEFDFF, encoded by the exons ATGGCCTCAAAAACGAATTCGAAACCTTCTACAAAGCAACCTAAGGGGATAACCGGCATTAAAGCGACCGATGCAAGTGATCTAAAATCCTTGCCTTCACAGACTTTATTGGGAAGCAAAATTGGTTCTGTTATCTCTGGAGATGTATTGAACTCCACACAGAAATCCTCGAATCAGTCTACTTTGATTGATTCATCAAATAGCAAATCTTCAAGTTTAAATCCTAAAGAGTCTACTGAGTCTTGTAATCAGAAAGTCAAAGAAAATTCCTCAAAGTCTGGTACTAAGACATTGATAGAAGGAGATCCTTCTCTTAGCGGGACTCGGGGCTTAGCAGAGGACTCTATAGATCCTGAGAAAAAATTATCAGAATGTGGGAGTGGGAAGGATAGTTCTGTTTCTGCTAAAGTCAGTGATGGAACAAACAGTATTGCCAAGACTAGTGGAAGTGCGAAAATTAGCGACCGTGTTGAGATGGTTGAAAGTGGCAAGAGCAGCATGTGTCGAGGAAGCACAAGCAGCGACATCAGTGACGAAAGCACCTGTAGCAGCTTTAGTAGTAGTATCAGTAAGCCTCACAAAGCAAATGACTTGAGATGGGAGGCCATCCAAGCTGTACGTGCAAGAGACGGGATTTTGGGATTAGGTCATTTTAGACTATTGAAGAGGCTGGGTTGTGGGGATATCGGAAGCGTCTACCTGTCGGAGTTGAGTGGCACTAAATGTTATTTTGCTATGAAGGTCATGGACAAAGGGTCTCTAGCAAGTCGAAAGAAGTTGCTTCGAGCTCAGACCGAAAGAGAAATATTGCAGTCTCTTGATCATCCATTCCTTCCTACATTATATACCCATTTTGAAACCGATAAATTCTCATGCTTGGTGATGGAGTTCTGCCCTGGGGGAGACTTGCACACTCTAAGACAGAGGCAGCCAGGGAAGCATTTTCCGGAGCAGGCAGTGAA ATTTTATGTAGCAGAGGTTCTCCTAGCACTTGAGTATCTTCACATGCTTGGGATTGTATACCGGGACCTTAAGCCGGAGAATGTTCTTGTGAGggaagatggacatataatgcTTTCGGACTTTGATCTTTCACTAAGATGTGCAGTTAGTCCAACATTAGTGAAGGGCTCATGTTCCGAGTCTGAACCCTTGAGAAAGAATTCGGCTTATTGTGTTCAACCGGCTTGTATCGAACCTTCCTGCATCCAGCCATCCTGTGTAGTTCCTACGACATGCTTCTCTCCCCGAATTTTCTCTAGCAAATCAAAGAAGGATAGAAAACCCAAGACTGAAATAGGAAACCAGGTAACACCATTGCCAGAGCTCATTGCAGAGCCTACGGAGGCGAGGTCAATGTCATTTGTTGGTACACACGAGTACTTAGCACCAGAGATCATTAAAGGTGAAGGTCATGGAAGTGCTGTTGACTGGTGGACTTTTGGAATCTTTCTATACGAACTGTTGTTTGGTAAAACTCCTTTTAAGGGATCTGGGAATCGAGCTACATTGTTCAATGTCGTTGGTCAGCCTTTGCGGTTTCCTGAATCACCAGTTGTCAGTTTTGCAGCAAGGGATCTCATCAGGGGATTGCTTGTCAAGGAACCACAGCATAGATTAGCTTACAAACGAGGGGCAACTGAGATCAAGCAACATCCCTTCTTTGAAGGTGTCAACTGGGCATTGATACGTTGCGCTTCGCCACCAGAAGTACCAAAGCCTGTCGAGATTGAGAGGATACCCTCACCAGCACCTCCAGCCAGTGGAAAAGCTGTAATGGCTAGACCTGGTCCCGATTCCAAATCGTCTGATAATTATCTTGAGTTTGATTTCTTTTAG